DNA sequence from the Halococcus salifodinae DSM 8989 genome:
GCTTACGTCCGGGAGTTTCGTGGGGTGCCGTCGGTGAACGTCTCGGAGTTCTCCACAGTAAATGCGCTCGATCGCGCCGTCGAGACTGGCGACGGCGCACCACGGATGTCCGTCCGCGAGGCGGTCGTCACCGAGGGGCTGTTCGACGTCGAAGTCACGGGCAACGTGCTCGCGGTCCGTGACGGATCGGGGCTGATCCAGCGGTGTCCCGAATGTGGCCGTGTCGTCCAGAAAGGTCAATGTCGGTCGCACGGCGACGTCGACGGCGAGGACGACCTCCGGGTGAAGGCGATCGTCGACGACGGCACTGACTCGCTGACCGCAGTACTTGGAACCGACCTCACCGCCGCGGTGTACGGCGGCGGGATCGAGGCGGCGCGCGAGGCCGCCCGTGACGCGATGGATCAGGAGGTGGTTGCCGACGACATCCGCGAGACGGTCGTGGGTCGGGAGTTTCGCGTTCGGGGCACGCTGTCGGTCGACGACTACGGCGCGAACCTCGAAGCGACCGAGTTCGAAGCGTGCGACGACGATCCTGCCGACCGGGCCCACGAGCTGCTCGATTCGGCTGACGCGGTGGCGGCCGACGGAGCAGGCGAACGTGGGCGGGTGGACGAATGAGTACCCGTCCGCAGCGCGAGACCGCCTACCGGGTGTTCGCCGCGGAGTTCGACGACACCACCCACTCGTACGCCGAGAGCGACGAGGAGCGCGCGCCGAACTACGTCGTGACGCCGACCGGCGCGCGGGTCAACCGCCTCTTTGCGGTGGGCGTCCTGACCGAGATCGAGTCGGTGAACGAGGAGCAGCTCCGCGCGCGAGTGGTCGATCCCACCGGCGCGTTCGTGGTCTACGCCGGCCAGTACCAGCCCGAGGCGCTTTCGTTCCTCGAACGTATCGATCCCCCCGCGTTCGTCGCGGTCACCGGGAAGGCCCGGACCTTCCAGCCCGAGGACTCCGATCGGGTGTTCACCTCGATCCGTCCCGAGTCGCTCGCCGCGGTCGACGCCGCGACGCGTGATCGCTGGACGGTCGCCACCGCCGAACGGACCGTCGAGCGGGTGGCGACGATGCGCGGCGCGTTCGACCGCGACGAGCGGGATGACGCGCTCAGTGAGGCGCTCGAAGCGGATGACGTCGAGGCTGGCCTCGCGGCCGGTATCCCACGCGCGATCGAACACTACGGGACGACGCCGACGTACCTCGACGCGGTGCGGGGGACGGCGCTCGACGCGGCACGGGTTGTCGCGGGCGAGCGCGAGGAAGTCGAACCGCTCGATGTCGCTCCCGACGAGGGCGACGCGCCCGAACCCGAGGAGACCGATCGTGGCGAACCGGCCGCCGAGACGTCGGACGACGCTGCTGTCGGGGCAGAGTCGACGCCGACGGCGGACGATTCCGCCGAATCCGCGGCCGATTCGGAGACCGACACGAGAAGCGTATCGGATGACGAAGGCGAGTCCACCGCCGAAACCGACGAGCCGGCCACCGTGGAAGCGACGGCCGAGCCAGGCCAGGCGTCGGAGCCCGACCGCGCGGCCGACACGGATCGAGCAACGGGAGAGGACGAGGCCGACGCCGAAGGGTCGCCAATCGAACCATCCATCGAGGACCGCGAACCGACCGGCGAAACGGACGAAACAGAAGCGAGCGCCGAAGACGCCGACAGCGAGGCGGACGAGGAGGCCGCAGCCGACGTCGACCTCGACGATCCCGAGTCGTTCGAACTCGACGACGAGGTGCGAGAGCAGGTCGAGGACGAGTACGGGACCGCTTTCGAGAGCGCCGCGGAGGTCGACGGCCCGGGCGAAGCCGGTATCGAGACGCCCGACGCTCCGGAGGAGAACGACGAAGAGACCGACAGCTCCGACGAGACTGCAACCGCTGACGCGGCTGCGGCCGACGACGCCAAATCGACAGAAACCGTCGATCCCGCCGATAGCGCCGAAGCCGAGGCGTCCGGAGCGACCGATACCGACGAGACCGAGGGAAGCGACGACGCCGACGCCGACGCCGACGGCGACACCGATCCCGAGGAGGCGGTCGTCGCGGCGATGCAGGACCTCGACGGCGGCGACGGCGCGGATCGCGAGGCGGTCGTCGAGCGTGTGGTCGACGAGCACGGCCTTACCCCCGAGGAAGCCGACGACGGCATCCAGGACGCGCTGATGAGCGGTGAGTGTTACGAACCCGACGACGACACACTCAAATCCATCTGATGGCGCGGGCCGAATCGGCACGCGTCGAGCCCGTGCCCGGCGAACCCGCCGCCGTGATCGAGAGCGAGGACGAGCGCGCTCTCTGTGTGGCCGACTACCACGCCGGACTCGAAGCCGGGCTGGGTCGCCAGGGTGTCGAACTCCCGAGCCAGTCACGCGAACGCCGCGAACACCTGCTTTCGCTGTGCGACGAGACGAGCGCGGAGCGGGTCGTCTTCCTCGGCGATCTCGCCCACGCCATCGGCGGCGCACGGGGAGCCGAGCGCGACGAGCTCGAAACGCTGTTCGCCGCACTCGACGGCCGGGCGTCGGTGACGGTCGTGAAAGGCAATCACGACGGCGCAATCGACTCGCTGGCCGACGAGGTGGGAATCGAGATCAACGTGACACCGACCGACGGCACCACGTTCGGTAACGTGGGACTCGCACACGGCCACACGTGGCCGAGCCGGGAGGTACTGGAGTGTGAGGTGGTCTGTGTCGGCCACGAACATCCGACCGTGCGCCTGGAGGACGACGTGGGCGGGAGCCGGGCCGAGCGCGCGTGGCTCCGCGGCCGGCTCGCACCGGAGCCGTTCGTCGACCACCACGGTGAGGGGCTCGCGATCGACGGAGAGTTGGTGGTGTGTCCGGCGTTCAACGACCTCTCGGGCGGGACGTGGGTGAACGTGCGTGGCCAGGAGTTTCTCGCGCCGTTTCTGCCGGACGGGCTCGCGGAAGGCGAGGCGTACCTGCTCGACGGGACCCGACTCGGGAACTACGAACGAGTCTGACCGACGAACCGCCACGTCGTTCCGATCGCCACCGCCACGAACCCGGCGACGGCGAGCACGGCGGCCGCCATCGGCGGTTCACCACTCGGAATGCCACCAGCATTCAGCGCGCGCACACTCAGACTGATCAGCAGGCCGGTACTGCCGATGAGCATCGCCACGCTGTATCGGAACCGACGACGAGCGAGAACGTCCACGAGCGACTGGGCAAACAGGAGGCCGCCGGTGACGAGATAGGCCAGCCAGGAGACGAGCGCGAGGTTCACGTTTGTGTGATGAATGACGGGAACAAAAACATTAGGCCACGAACACCATCGTTTTGTCTCCGCCGGTCGGCAACGAAAACATACTTCCTATATTCAGACGGTCACTTATCGCATACGCAAACCATTCGAGGACACTAAAATTTAAATTCATGATTGGTACTGGTACAAAATAGCTACTTCCGGGCACAGGAATACTTATCGCGTTTCTAAAACGATCTTCTCTAGTCGATGACTGGCTACAAGAATGCATTCGATAAATTCGCTCGTGTTGAGGCTAGGGGATCATCCCCACTATACGAAACGCTCTCACTTGGAGTCGCAGGCGACGAGGAGCTTCTCGTGCTTGCTGGCGAGGTTCCAAACGACCAACCTGCTCCCAATCTCCTTTTTGCTGCAACCCAGTATCTCCTTTTCGAGCGGCCGGCCGAACCGCTTGCAGACCGTTTTCCAAGCATCCAGACCTCTCGAAAACCTCCCGAAGAAAACACGTACGAGACGTTTCGAAACTTTTGTCTCGACCATCGAGACGAACTCGTCTCACTTTTCCACTCGCGTCGTGTTCAAACGAATGTCGTGCAACGGAGCTCGATTCTTCTCCCTGTCTTCGAGTATGTTTCTCGTCAGTGCAATCGAACACAGATCGGACTCGTCGAGATTGGTTCAAGCGCTGGCCTGAATCTGCTATGGGACAGATACGGTTATCGCTACGGAGGACACGCACAGTGTGGAGACCGCCAGAATCCAGTACAACTGTCGTGTGATGTCCGTGGTGGTAACAGCCTGCCGCTCCCTGACAAACTGCCACCGGTAGGGAAACGACTTGGAATCGACCTCAATACGCTTGACGTTCGAGATGAAGACGATGTACGCTGGCTTCGTGCCCTCATCTGGCCTGAACACGAAGAGCGACGGGACATGATCGAAGGAGCAGTTTCCGTAGCTCGTGAATCACCGCCGGAGCTTGTGGAAGGAAATGCATTGACTGAGCTGCGAAACATCTGCAACAAAGTCCCAAAGGACGAACAACTATGTCTTTTCAACA
Encoded proteins:
- a CDS encoding DUF2332 domain-containing protein, encoding MTGYKNAFDKFARVEARGSSPLYETLSLGVAGDEELLVLAGEVPNDQPAPNLLFAATQYLLFERPAEPLADRFPSIQTSRKPPEENTYETFRNFCLDHRDELVSLFHSRRVQTNVVQRSSILLPVFEYVSRQCNRTQIGLVEIGSSAGLNLLWDRYGYRYGGHAQCGDRQNPVQLSCDVRGGNSLPLPDKLPPVGKRLGIDLNTLDVRDEDDVRWLRALIWPEHEERRDMIEGAVSVARESPPELVEGNALTELRNICNKVPKDEQLCLFNTHVLYQFTSQQQETFAELVDGIGRDRDLFWANCEWHGDEPEVRFVEYTNGAKSTGVLALYDAHGRWIEWCH
- a CDS encoding metallophosphoesterase, yielding MARAESARVEPVPGEPAAVIESEDERALCVADYHAGLEAGLGRQGVELPSQSRERREHLLSLCDETSAERVVFLGDLAHAIGGARGAERDELETLFAALDGRASVTVVKGNHDGAIDSLADEVGIEINVTPTDGTTFGNVGLAHGHTWPSREVLECEVVCVGHEHPTVRLEDDVGGSRAERAWLRGRLAPEPFVDHHGEGLAIDGELVVCPAFNDLSGGTWVNVRGQEFLAPFLPDGLAEGEAYLLDGTRLGNYERV